In the Nitrospira sp. SG-bin1 genome, CCCTTTCGTGATGGGCTTCGAACAGACTATCCATCCCAAGCTCGGTAGCCAAGGCGTGGAAATCCATGAGTTGGCGCCGTTCCAAGGCGGCCACGATCAGCAAGACCGCGTCGGCGCCGTGGGCTCTTGCCTCATAAAACTGCACGTCACCGACCATGAATTCCTTATTGAGCGCCGGGATGGGAAATGCGCGCTTGATTTCCCTCAAATAGCGGAGGTCGCCTTGAAAAAACTCCTGGTCGGTCAAGACGGAGACGGCCGATGCCCCATGATCTTGATAGGTACGGGCCAAACCAAGGTAGTCAAACTGCTCCTCAAATTCAGGCCGCAAGAGCCCTAAACTGGGCGACGCCTTCTTGACTTCCGCAATCAAGGCCGGACTGGCGGGAGGTTTCGTCGCGTCCAAGGTGACGGCAAAGCCGAGCGCGGGCGGGGCATCCCGGATCGCCGCCTTGAGGTCGGCCAGATAGGCACGGCTCTGTTTGTGCCTGAGCTCCGCTCTCTTGTGCTCGAGGATACGATCGAGAATCATCGGGTCGTTCACGCGTTCGTGGTAAATGCCATGAGCCGATCGAGCTTTTCCGCCGCAGCACCGGAGTCGATCGTCCGTTGGGCCAGGCGGAATCCGTCCTGAAGGGTTTTCGCTTTTTGCCCTGCGACCATGGCCGGAGCGGCATTCAGGCACACGATGTCCCGTTTCGGCCCCTTCTTGCCCTGCAAGATGTCTTTGGTGATGCGGGCATTGTCCTCCGGCGAGCCGCCGGCGAACTCCTTTCGCGGTACTCGCCGCACCTCGAATTCCTCCGGCGCGATGAAATAACTCGACACCACGCCGCTCTTCCCTTCGGCGATTTTGGTCCGGTCGGACAACGTAATCTCATCCAGACCGTCCAAACCGTGAATCACGAAACAATGTTGCGACCCGAGCTCCAAGAGCACACGCCCGAGAATATCCGCCCACTTCGCCTCGTACACGCCCAGCACTTGATGCGTGGCGCCGGCCGGATTGGCCAGGGGACCAAGCACATTCAGAATGGTGCGGATGCCCATCTCCTGTCGGACCCCGGCACAGTGTTTCATCGCGCCGTGATAGAGCGGGGCGAATAAAAACCCGATACCGACCTCGTCGATACAATCCGCCACGCGGCTCGGCTCGAGGTCGATCTTCACACCGAGCATGCTCAGCACATCCGCGCTGCCCGACCTGGAAGACACGGAGCGATTTCCATGTTTAGCCACGGTAATGCCGGCTCCGGCGACGACGAACGCGGCGGTCGTGGAGATATTGAACGTATCGGCCCCATCCCCGCCCGTTCCGCAGGTATCGACGACGATCGGCGATCCCACGCGAATGCGGGTCGCCTGGGATCGCATGGCTTGGACCGACCCGACGACCTCGGCGACGGTCTCGCCCTTTTGCCTGAGTCCCATCAGATAGGCGGCCATCTGCGCGGACGTGACGGCCCCCTCCATGATTTCGAGCATGACTGTCTCGGCTTCCTGTGTGGAAAGGTCGGTTCGGTCGGCTAATTTGGCAAGCGCCTCTTTGATCATTGGTCACACAGAGCGCGGGACGGCTAGAGTTTTAAGAAGTTTCGGAGAAGATCTTTTCCGACGGTCGTCAGAATCGATTCGGGATGGAATTGGACCCCTTCGACACCCAGCGTCTTATGGCGAAGCCCCATGATCTCGCCCTCGGCGGTTTCAGCGGAGATTTCACAACAATCCGGAAGATTGACCCGATTTACGATCAGAGAATGATAACGCGTTGCTTCAAACGGATTGGGCAGCGATTGGAAGATGGTCTTGCCGTCGTGCTTGATCTGAGACGTCTTCCCGTGCATCAAGCGGGGCGCGCGAACCACCTCTCCTCCGTATGCGACGGCCATCGACTGATGCCCCAAACAGACGCCGAGAATGGGCAGTTTCCCTCCAAACCGACGGATCGCGTCGACGGAAATCCCGGCTTCCCGAGGTGTGCACGGTCCCGGTGAAACGACTAGACGGCTCGGATGCAATTCCTCGATCTGATCGAGCGTGATCTTGTCGTTTCGAAATACCCGTATGTCCTCACCCAACTCTCCGAGGTACTGGACGAGATTGTAGGTGAAGGAGTCGTAGTTATCGATGATCAGTAGCATGATACCGCCCGTCATTCGTCATTGGTCATTAGGTCGATAAAGAGCGGCTTCAAAACTGTCTGCCCATGACCGATGACCCATGACTATGTCCTATTCCAGCCCCTGTTCCGCCAATTCGATCGCCTGCATCATGGCCTTGGATTTATTGCACGTCTCTTCATACTCATGTTCCGGATTCGAGTCGGCGACGATGCCCGCCCCGGCTTGGATGAAGGCCCGCCGGCGCGAGACGACGACCGTGCGGATATTGATGCACATGTCCATATTTCCCGAGAAACTGATGTAACCGACGGCACCGGCGTAAGGTCCGCGTCTGGTCGGCTCAAGTTCCTCGATGATCTCCATCGCTCTGATCTTCGGCGCGCCGGACACCGTGCCGGCCGGAAAGCAGGCCTGCAACACATCGTACACCGTCTTGTCCGGGCACAGTTTACCCGTGACATTCGAGACCATGTGCATGACGTGCGAGTACCGTTCCACATTCATCAACGACTCGACGTGGACCGATCCCCTCTCGGCGACCCGACCGACGTCATTGCGTCCCAGATCCACCAGCATAATGTGCTCGGCCCGTTCCTTGGCGTCGGCGAGAAGACGCCGCTCCAATTCCGCGTCCTCATCAATCGTCGCGCCTCGCCGTCTGGTCCCCGCGATCGGACGGACCGAGACGAGTCCGTCCTCGCACCGCACGAGAATTTCAGGAGACGAGCCGACCAGTTCAACCCCCGCTATCCGGAGATAATACATATAGGGCGACGGATTCACGAGACGCAGCGCGCGATAGAGTTGAAACGGAGGGGCCTGCAGGCTCGTTTCCCACCGTTGTGATAGGACACACTGAAAGATATCGCCGGCTTTGATGTAGTCTTGGGCACGGGACACGATCTTCTCAAAGTCCGCCTTGCTCATATTGGCCGTGAAACGAATCGGCGATCGTCGGCGCCTCGGCTGACCGCGCCGAAGCGGTCGGCGGATGCGGGCGATCATCGCTTCGATCCGGTCCGTCGCGTCCCGATAGGCGGAACGGATATCTTGTTCCGACCGAGACTTCACATGAGCGTTGGCGACGACCTTGATCTTCTGCGAGACGTTGTCGAAGATGAGCAGTGTTTCAGTCAAAAGAAACGCGAAGTCCGGAATATCGAGGTGCTCTTTCCGTCGAAACGGAAGATCCTCAAATGTCCGCACCATGTCGTACCCGAGGTACCCGACGGCTCCACCGACGAAACGAGGCAGATCCGGCACCGTGACGGGGCGATACATCTCCAGGATCTCCCGTAAACGGTCCAGCGGCGCGCCTCGACTGGGGATCCGGCGGCGATGGGGCCCTTCCTTCACGCAAAGATCGCCGCCATCCTCATAGAGGACAATGGGAGAGCCGCTCCCGAGAAAGGAGTATCTCGCCCACTTTTCTCCCCCTTGAATGCTCTCTAACAGATAGGCGGAAGGCCCATGATTGATTTTGGCGAAGGCCGAGACGGGCGTATCATGGTCCGCCAAGATTTCGCGGAAGAGAGGAATGAGATTGCCCTGTTTCGTGTAGGAGCGAAATTCATCCAACGTCAGTGAATAAGTCGCAGCCCGCATGGTGTTCCGTTTATTCTGCTCCTACCAACAGCTTCTGCCCGATCTCCACGATGTCATCCGGCAACCTATTCAACTTCTTCAACTTATCGACCTCGATTCCATACCGTCGGCCGATGCTATAGAGTGTTTCCCCCGCTTTGACCACATGCACCATTCCCGGTGTGACCTTCATCGGAGGAGCCGGATCATTCACAGCCATCAGACCTTTGTCAGACTGATGGCCTCCGTTGCGACCGCTGGAAAGGGCTTTCGGAGGTTCGGCTTTTTTCGGTTTGGGAGGAAAGGCCTGGCCCTTTCGCTGCATATCTTCCAAGGCCTTCCGTTCGAGCACCGTCGCTTCCCTGATGGCTTCCGCCTCTTCCTGGAGACGTGACATCTGCTCCCGTGCCATTTGCACCTGGGCGGACAATTCGCGATTCCTCGCCTCAAATTCAGCCAGCTCGGCTTTGGTGTGCCTGACTTCACTGTCCAGCTCAGCCGTCCGCTTCTCTTCCTGTGTCAGGAGGCGCTGGAAATTCAAGCTTCGCGCTTTTTCCGCGTTGTATTTTTCCTCCAACACAACACAGCCGCTCATCAGCCACCCGCCACAGAGCAGTATTCCTAATGAAACGATCTTCCGGGCTCGCTCACAGACCTGCCGCTCTCCCGTCCGCATATGTCCTCCTTTGCCCAGGCGCTTGCCGACTTCAAACCTACCGAAGAGACGCTTAGAATAGTGGCCACTGATGCGAAAGTCAAAGCGGAGCAGGCCGGTCGGATTTGACCGTTCCATAGCCCTATGCTACGGTCAGCACGGCTCAAACCTCTCTCCGTTTCCATGCCAAACACCGTCGTGTCATGACACCGAAAAGATGATCACGCACGCTTCACGTCGTTGAGAGCAGCCATGCAACAGAAATCACTCTATAGCGATTCTCCCTCCTCTTCGAGGGCGACGGACGCCGAGCAAGAGCGACTCGTGCAACTCAAGAAGCAGATCAGGCACCACGACTATCTCTACTATGTCAAGGACCGCCCTGAAATTTCAGATGGGGAGTATGATCGGTTGTTTCGTGAGTTAGCCGATTTGGAGCGGGCATACCCGGAGCTGGTCACCCCCGATTCCCCGACCCAGCGTGTCGGGGCCGCGCCTTTGGAAGAGCTCGGCAAAGTCCCGCACGAACGGCCCATGTTGAGCCTTGACT is a window encoding:
- a CDS encoding anthranilate synthase; this translates as MRAATYSLTLDEFRSYTKQGNLIPLFREILADHDTPVSAFAKINHGPSAYLLESIQGGEKWARYSFLGSGSPIVLYEDGGDLCVKEGPHRRRIPSRGAPLDRLREILEMYRPVTVPDLPRFVGGAVGYLGYDMVRTFEDLPFRRKEHLDIPDFAFLLTETLLIFDNVSQKIKVVANAHVKSRSEQDIRSAYRDATDRIEAMIARIRRPLRRGQPRRRRSPIRFTANMSKADFEKIVSRAQDYIKAGDIFQCVLSQRWETSLQAPPFQLYRALRLVNPSPYMYYLRIAGVELVGSSPEILVRCEDGLVSVRPIAGTRRRGATIDEDAELERRLLADAKERAEHIMLVDLGRNDVGRVAERGSVHVESLMNVERYSHVMHMVSNVTGKLCPDKTVYDVLQACFPAGTVSGAPKIRAMEIIEELEPTRRGPYAGAVGYISFSGNMDMCINIRTVVVSRRRAFIQAGAGIVADSNPEHEYEETCNKSKAMMQAIELAEQGLE
- the trpD gene encoding anthranilate phosphoribosyltransferase (Catalyzes the conversion of N-(5-phospho-D-ribosyl)-anthranilate and diphosphate to anthranilate and 5-phospho-alpha-D-ribose 1-diphosphate), whose protein sequence is MIKEALAKLADRTDLSTQEAETVMLEIMEGAVTSAQMAAYLMGLRQKGETVAEVVGSVQAMRSQATRIRVGSPIVVDTCGTGGDGADTFNISTTAAFVVAGAGITVAKHGNRSVSSRSGSADVLSMLGVKIDLEPSRVADCIDEVGIGFLFAPLYHGAMKHCAGVRQEMGIRTILNVLGPLANPAGATHQVLGVYEAKWADILGRVLLELGSQHCFVIHGLDGLDEITLSDRTKIAEGKSGVVSSYFIAPEEFEVRRVPRKEFAGGSPEDNARITKDILQGKKGPKRDIVCLNAAPAMVAGQKAKTLQDGFRLAQRTIDSGAAAEKLDRLMAFTTNA
- a CDS encoding anthranilate synthase component 2 (TrpG; with TrpE catalyzes the formation of anthranilate and glutamate from chorismate and glutamine; TrpG provides the glutamine amidotransferase activity), producing the protein MLLIIDNYDSFTYNLVQYLGELGEDIRVFRNDKITLDQIEELHPSRLVVSPGPCTPREAGISVDAIRRFGGKLPILGVCLGHQSMAVAYGGEVVRAPRLMHGKTSQIKHDGKTIFQSLPNPFEATRYHSLIVNRVNLPDCCEISAETAEGEIMGLRHKTLGVEGVQFHPESILTTVGKDLLRNFLKL